In Lutra lutra chromosome 13, mLutLut1.2, whole genome shotgun sequence, one genomic interval encodes:
- the LOC125083022 gene encoding olfactory receptor 1L6-like, with protein METKNYSSNSGFILLGISSNPQLQKPLFAIFFIMYLVTVMGNILIILAIHSDSRLHTPMYFFLSNLSFTDICFTTAIMPKMLANLLSETKAISVGCLVQMYFFMASANTDSYLLASMAIDRLVAICNPFHYDTVMNPRRCHLMLLASCTISLLHALLRVLLVSRLSFCASHVIKHFFCDTQPVLKLSCSDTSSSQIVVMTETLAVIATPFLCILFSYLRIIITVLRIPSAAGKWKAFSTCGSHLTVVALFYGSVIYVYFRPLSMYSVVKDRVATVMYTVVTPMLNPFIYSLRNEDMKRGLRKLRDRIHL; from the coding sequence ATGGAGACAAAGAACTACAGCAGCAACTCAGGCTTTATCCTCCTGGGCATCTCTTCCAACCCTCAGCTACAGAAACCACTCTTTGCCATCTTCTTCATCATGTACCTGGTCACTGTCATGGGCAACATACTCATCATCCTGGCCATACATTCTGACTCCCGACTCCATAcccccatgtactttttcctcagCAACCTGTCCTTCACAGATATCTGCTTCACAACAGCCATTATGCCCAAGATGTTGGCAAATTTACTATCAGAGACCAAGGCTATCTCCGTGGGTTGCCTGGTCCAGATGTATTTTTTCATGGCCTCTGCAAATACTGACAGTTACCTGTTGGCCTCTATGGCCATAGACCGGCTGGTAGCCATCTGCAACCCCTTCCATTATGATACGGTCATGAACCCACGGCGTTGCCACCTCATGCTGCTGGCTTCTTGCACCATCTCCCTCCTGCACGCCCTGCTCCGGGTGCTACTCGTGTCCCGCCTGTCCTTCTGTGCCTCCCATGTCATCAAGCACTTCTTTTGTGATACCCAGCCTGTGCTAAAGCTCTCCTGCTCTGACACATCCTCCAGCCAGATAGTGGTCATGACTGAGACTCTGGCTGTCATCGCAACCCCCTTCCTGTGCATCCTCTTCTCCTACCTGCGAATCATCATCACTGTGCTCAGAATTCCCTCTGCGGCTGGCAAGTGGAAGGCCTTCTCCACCTGTGGCTCCCACCTCACTGTCGTGGCCTTATTCTATGGGAGTGTCATCTACGTCTACTTTAGGCCCCTGTCCATGTACTCAGTGGTGAAGGACCGGGTAGCCACAGTCATGTACACAGTAGTGACACCTATGCTGAACCCCTTTATCTATAGCCTGAGGAACGAAGATATGAAGAGGGGTTTGAGGAAATTAAGGGACAGAATTCacttatag